The following are encoded in a window of Anopheles gambiae chromosome X, idAnoGambNW_F1_1, whole genome shotgun sequence genomic DNA:
- the LOC1270411 gene encoding peroxisome biogenesis factor 10, with amino-acid sequence MSLFHANAGQAEIIRTVQKDQEHIEYVRAALSEVLLLLSQRHWFRYNALCKLVAEVLYHHYAILHNLQTLGEEYTGIIQVDANYVMLPNKALQLLAILLEYGGEHVVDRVLTYLQTEIDRSEELLESVKTGLHKLIDTLRVVVPYVRGFHTSLFYIHGGKYHISKRLTGINYVLIRNWLKEDHSVYGYKALGYVTLTQLVLALAARYQQYRSQPSQAKVVAPSVRSAERSRTASGTLPGRNCALCMDTAQAITATQCGHLFCWQCILHWLDQRQVCPICRESVKKTRVVRLQNFSVDPERTS; translated from the exons ATGTCGCTGTTTCACGCAAATGCTGGCCAGGCGGAGATTATACGCACCGTGCAGAAGGACCAGGAACACATCGAGTACGTCCGGGCGGCACTGAGCGAggtgctgctactgctcagCCAGCGGCACTGGTTCCGGTACAATGCGCTGTGCAAGCTGGTGGCGGAGGTGCTCTACCACCATTACGCCATCCTGCACAATCTGCAGACGTTGGGCGAAGAGTACACCGGCATCATACAGGTGGACGCGAACTACGTGATGCTGCCGAACAAGGCCCTGCAGCTACTCGCCATCCTGCTCGAGTACGGCGGGGAGCATGTGGTCGACCGGGTGCTGACCTACCTGCAGACCGAGATCGATCGGAGCGAGGAGCTGCTCGAGTCGGTCAAGACCGGCCTACACAAGCTGATTGACACGCTGCGCGTGGTGGTCCCGTACGTGCGCGGCTTCCACACCAGCCTGTTCTACATCCACGGCGGAAAGTATCACATCTCGAAGCGCTTGACCGGCATAAACTAT GTGCTGATACGCAACTGGCTCAAGGAGGACCATTCCGTCTACGGATATAAGGCGCTGGGATACGTGACACTCACCCAGCTCGTGCTAGCGCTTGCCGCCCGCTACCAGCAGTACCGGTCGCAACCGAGCCAAGCAAAGGTGGTCGCCCCGTCGGTACGGTCGGCGGAAAGGAGCCGGACGGCATCGGGGACGCTGCCCGGGCGCAACTGTGCGCTCTGCATGGACACGGCGCAGGCCATCACCGCGACGCAGTGCGGCCACCTGTTCTGCTGGCAGTGCATACTGCACTGGCTCGATCAGCGCCAGGTGTGTCCGATCTGTCGCGAATCGGTCAAGAAAACGCGCGTGGTTCGGTTGCAAAACTTTTCCGTCGACCCGGAACGCACcagctag
- the LOC1270412 gene encoding sushi, von Willebrand factor type A, EGF and pentraxin domain-containing protein 1 has product MRKWKHPPRGATDGGRNSPGEHQQRSTARYCRSKQPQQQPAGGATWRTAATLLTVAITINLTCAGVSSQVCGPPAVPANARVHTEKATDGSGGLKSARYDCDPGYELFGSETIRCDPVKGWDRELPFCGTNVAYRKPVNQSSATRAGPAGYANDGKPGNQNPDGQECSETQKEVSPWWRVDLLTPEAVRVVRITTRGCCGHQPLQDLEIRVGNSSSDLQRNPLCAWYPGTVDEGTTKSFTCARPLIGQYVTVQLVGVESSLSLCEVEVFSNDEFSSDRCASPNLSVETVLTTFAKTCYEFHITRGESFDKARAVCKSHGGDLIHDFRGVTTDYIISELERRKTDLRTQLVWIGAQKEPGITSRTWKWVNGDTVLKPTWGKDQPNNYNGEQNCVVLDGGRSWLWNDVGCNLDYLNYICQHNPLSCGSPEALVNTTIVGRNYTVGANITYQCPVGHSLIGVEMRTCQQNGVWSGTPPACKYVDCGPLPEIEHGGIILSEQRTSFGVQASYTCHENYTLIGNENRTCQASGWSGTQPKCLIDWCPEPPPIQGGRIKVSGRRAGSTALYTCDYGFVLIGEPVLSCGLGGNWTGKIPVCRYVDCGMPARPDRGNMLLLNDSTTVGSVVRYFCDDDYWLVGPQELYCTKDGKWSGSAPACELITCETPHVPPGSYVIGYDYNIHSSIQYHCDPGHILRGEDTLTCLESGQWSGDAPDCEYVDCGPLTPIPFGSHRYTQNTTFLGSEVVYSCANSHRLAGVNRRLCLDTGLWSETAPRCEEIRCTEPTLTPHSFVSVTGNDRMYGRTLIRTSDATVSGAQTFRVGALAKYRCERGYKIVGEALITCEENGLWSGEIPECVYVDCEMPQNVTHGKVTLATNATYYGAAALYECDGNFKLDGVSRRLCLEDGTWSHETPACVEITCNEMNVSDALLVSYGSRRVGVQAEFSCSKGRYMVGNGTRTCLPTGHWSGRNPVCKLIDCGRPADIENGRVIVVNESTVYGGSAEYHCVPHYNRIGPYLRKCMDDGKWSGEEPRCELIVNDAQETNSLGTGIAIGAAIIVILLILIGVLFLHRNKARPVKNTENVQAAEHKEDQNAAVMSYSSLENGRHNFDLTNRGGGLVTFNTFHQSGAGHHPPPPSQLTHHNNNNHLSSSNNNTASSRTGSENIYDQIPSEQFYDAPYEMRTNEEVYEPEPTSRGNIITINGVSVR; this is encoded by the exons TGTGTGGTCCCCCGGCAGTGCCAGCGAATGCGCGGGTTCACACGGAGAAGGCGACCGACGGCAGCGGAGGGCTCAAGTCGGCCCGGTACGATTGCGATCCCGGCTATGAGCTGTTCGGGTCGGAGACGATTCGCTGCGACCCGGTGAAAGGATGGGACCGCGAACTGCCATTTTGTG GTACGAATGTGGCATACCGGAAGCCGGTGAATCAGTCGTCGGCGACGCGGGCCGGACCGGCCGGGTACGCGAACGATGGCAAACCGGGCAACCAGAATCCGGACGGGCAGGAGTGCTCGGAAACGCAGAAGGAGGTGTCCCCGTGGTGGCGGGTAGATCTGCTTACGCCGGAAGCGGTGCGAGTGGTGCGGATTACGACGCGCGGCTGCTGCGGCCACCAGCCGCTGCAGGATCTGGAGATCCGTGTCGGCAACAGCAGTAGCGATCTGCAGCGGAATCCGCTGTGCGCCTGGTACCCGGGCACGGTCGACGAGGGCACGACCAAATCGTTCACCTGCGCCCGGCCCCTAATCGGCCAGTACGTGACGGTGCAGCTGGTCGGCGTGGAGAGCAGCCTCAGCCTGTGCGAGGTGGAGGTGTTTTCCAACGACGAGTTCTCGTCGGACCGGTGCGCCTCGCCGAACCTAAGCGTGGAGACCGTACTGACGACGTTCGCGAAAACGTGCTACGAGTTCCACATTACGCGCGGCGAAAGCTTCGACAAGGCGCGGGCTGTCTGCAAATCGCACG GTGGCGATCTGATACACGACTTCCGTGGCGTCACCACCGACTACATCATCTCGGAGCTGGAGCGGCGCAAGACCGACCTTCGGACGCAGCTCGTGTGGATCGGGGCGCAAAAGGAGCCGGGCATTACGTCACGCACCTGGAAGTGGGTTAACG GCGACACGGTACTGAAGCCAACCTGGGGCAAGGATCAACCGAACAACTACAACGGCGAGCAGAACTGCGTCGTGCTAGACGGCGGTCGCAGCTGGCTGTGGAACGATGTGGGCTGCAATCTCGACTACCTCAACTACATCTGCCAGCACAATCCGTTATCGTGCGGTTCGCCGGAAGCGCTGGTCAACACGACCATCGTCGGGCGGAACTATACCGTGGGTGCGAACATTACCTACCAGTGCCCGGTCGGCCATTCGCTGATCGGGGTCGAGATGCGAACCTGCCAGCAGAACGGTGTCTGGAGCGGCACTCCACCGGCCTGTAAAT ACGTCGACTGTGGTCCGCTACCGGAGATTGAGCACGGTGGCATCATACTGTCGGAGCAGCGCACCAGCTTCGGCGTGCAGGCCTCGTACACCTGTCACGAGAACTACACGCTGATCGGTAACGAGAATCGGACGTGCCAGGCGAGCGGTTGGTCCGGCACGCAGCCCAAATGTCTAATCGACTGGTGTCCGGAACCGCCGCCGATTCAGGGCGGCCGGATCAAGGTGTCGGGCCGGCGGGCCGGTTCCACCGCCCTGTACACATGCGACTATGGCTTCGTGCTGATCGGCGAGCCGGTCCTGTCATGTGGGCTGGGCGGCAACTGGACCGGCAAGATACCGGTCTGCCGGTACGTGGACTGTGGCATGCCTGCCCGCCCCGACCGGGgcaacatgctgctgctgaacgatTCCACCACCGTTGGTTCGGTGGTGCGCTACTTCTGCGACGACGACTACTGGCTGGTCGGGCCGCAGGAGCTCTACTGCACGAAGGATGGCAAGTGGTCTGGCAGTGCGCCCGCCTGTGAAC TCATCACCTGCGAGACGCCCCACGTGCCGCCCGGTTCGTACGTGATCGGGTACGACTACAACATCCACTCTTCGATCCAGTACCACTGTGATCCGGGACACATACTGCGCGGCGAGGATACGCTCACCTGCCTGGAGTCGGGCCAGTGGAGCGGCGATGCGCCCGATTGCGAGTACGTCGACTGCGGCCCGCTCACGCCTATTCCGTTCGGGTCGCACCGCTACACGCAGAACACCACGTTCCTCGGGTCGGAGGTTGTCTACTCGTGCGCCAACTCGCACCGGCTGGCCGGCGTGAACCGGCGCCTCTGTCTCGACACCGGCCTGTGGAGCGAGACGGCACCGCGCTGCGAGGAGATTCGCTGCACCGAGCCGACCCTGACGCCGCACAGCTTCGTCAGCGTGACCGGCAACGATCGCATGTACGGCCGCACGCTGATCCGCACGTCGGACGCGACGGTCAGCGGTGCCCAGACGTTCCGGGTCGGTGCGCTTGCCAAGTATCGGTGCGAGCGCGGGTACAAGATCGTTGGCGAGGCGCTGATCACCTGCGAGGAGAACGGGCTGTGGAGTGGCGAAATACCGGAATGTGTCT ACGTTGACTGCGAGATGCCACAGAATGTTACGCACGGCAAGGTGACGCTGGCCACCAACGCGACTTACTACGGTGCGGCAGCACTGTACGAGTGCGACGGCAACTTCAAGCTGGACGGTGTGTCGCGCCGGCTCTGCCTGGAGGACGGCACCTGGAGCCACGAGACGCCCGCGTGCGTCGAAATCACGTGCAACGAGATGAACGTGTCCGATGCGCTGCTGGTCAGCTACGGCAGCCGGCGGGTGGGCGTGCAGGCCGAGTTCAGCTGCAGCAAGGGCCGGTACATGGTCGGGAACGGGACGCGCACCTGCCTGCCGACCGGGCACTGGTCGGGCAGGAATCCAGTGTGCAAGC TGATCGATTGTGGCCGCCCGGCGGACATCGAGAATGGACGGGTCATCGTGGTAAACGAATCGACCGTGTACGGCGGTTCGGCGGAGTATCACTGCGTGCCGCACTATAATAGAATCGGGCCCTACCTGCGCAAATGTATGGACGATGGCAAATGGAGTGGCGAGGAGCCACGGTGTGAAT tGATCGTAAACGATGCGCAGGAGACGAACAGTCTCGGCACCGGGATCGCGATCGGTGCcgccatcatcgtcatcctgCTCATCCTGATCGGCGTGCTGTTTCTGCACCGCAACAAGGCGCGCCCGGTGAAGAACACCGAGAACGTGCAGGCGGCCGAACACAAGGAGGACCAGAATGCGGCCGTCATGTCGTACTCGAGCCTGGAGAACGGGCGGCACAACTTCGATCTCACCAACCGGGGCGGCGGGCTGGTCACGTTCAACACATTCCACCAGTCCGGGGCGGGGCACCATCCGCCCCCGCCGAGCCAGCTGacgcaccacaacaacaacaaccatcttagcagtagcaacaacaacactgccAGCTCGCGCACCGGCAGCGAGAACATCTACGACCAAATACCGAGCGAACAGTTCTACGACGCGCCGTACGAGATGCGGACGAACGAGGAGGTGTACGAGCCGGAACCGACCAGCCGCGgcaacatcatcaccatcaatgGCGTGAGCGTCCGGTGA